From Podospora bellae-mahoneyi strain CBS 112042 chromosome 3, whole genome shotgun sequence, the proteins below share one genomic window:
- the VMA2 gene encoding Vacuolar ATP synthase subunit B (EggNog:ENOG503NWY5; COG:C; BUSCO:EOG09261KHB), translating into MSDPRDPASYRVTPRLRYNTVGGVNGPLVILDNVKFPRYNEIVSLTLPDGTVRSGQVLEARGSRAVVQVFEGTSGIDVKKTRVEMTGESLKLGVSEDMLGRIFDGSGRAIDKGPKVLAEEFLDINGSPINPYSRVYPEEMISTGISAIDTMNSIARGQKIPIFSAAGLPHNEIAAQICRQAGLVQRKGVTNKGVHDDHEENFSIVFAAMGVNLETARFFTRDFEENGSLERTTLFLNLANDPTIERIITPRLALTTAEYYAYQLEKHVLVILTDLSAYCDALREVSAAREEVPGRRGFPGYMYTDLSTIYERAGRVEGRNGSITQIPILTMPNDDITHPIPDLTGYITEGQIFVDRGLYNRGIYPPINVLPSLSRLMKSAIGEGMTRKDHGDVSNQLYAKYAIGRDAAAMKAVVGEEALSPEDKKSLEFLDKFERTFINQGPYEGRTIFESLDLAWSLLRIYRKDMLNRIPADIIDEFYSRTPSDRKGKDKAPTKDTRDTEAPQEENLIDA; encoded by the exons atgAGCGACCCCAGAGATCCAGCCTCCTACCGGGTGACGCCCAGGCTTCGCTACAACACCGTCGGTGGTGTCAACGGACCCCTCGTCATCTTGGACAAT GTCAAATTCCCCAGATACAATGAGATTGTCAGCCTTACTCTTCCCGATGGGACTGTGCGTTCCGGTCAAGTCTTGGAGGCTCGCG GAAGCCGCGCCGTTGTGCAG GTTTTCGAGGGCACCTCTGGCATTGatgtgaagaag ACCAGAGTTGAAATGACCGGAGAGAGCTTGAAGCTCGGTGTCTCTGAAGACATGCTGGGTCGTATCTTTGATGGTTCAGGTCGTGCCATTGACAAGGGCCCCAAGGTCCTGGCTGAGGAGTTCCTGGACATCAACGGCAGTCCTATCAACCCCTACTCGAGA GTGTATCCCGAGGAAATGATCTCGACTGGCATCTCGGCCATTGATACCATGAACTCGATTGCCCGTGGCCAAAAGATTCCCATCTTCTCGGCCGCTGGTCTTCCTCACAACGAAATCGCCGCTCAGATTTGCAGACAAGCTGGCCTGGTTCAGCGCAAGGGTGTGACAAACAAGGGCGTACATGACGATCATGAGGAGAACTTCTCCATCGTCTTCGCTGCCATGGGTGTCAACTTGGAAACTGCTCGTTTCTTCACCCGCGATTTCGAAGAGAACGGCAGTTTGGAGcgcaccaccctcttcctcaaccttgcCAACGATCCTAC TATCGAACGTATCATTACACCTCGTCTCGCCCTTACTACCGCCGAATACTATGCCTACCAACTCGAGAAGCACGTCCTCGTCATTCTCACCGATCTTTCGGCCTACTGTGATGCTCTTCGTGAGGTCTCTGCTGCTCGTGAAGAAGTTCCCGGTCGTCGCGGTTTCCCCGGTTACATGTATACCGATTTGTCGACCATCTACGAACGTGCTGGCCGTGTCGAAGGCCGCAACGGTTCGATTACTCAGATTCCCATTCTCACTATGCCCAACGACGACATTACGCATCCCATTCCTGATTTGACTGGATACATTACCGAGGGTCAGATCTTCGTCGACCGTGGTCTTTACAACCGCGGTATTTACCCTCCTATCAACGTGCTTCCGTCGCTGTCCCGTCTGATGAAGTCTGCCATTGGTGAGGGCATGACTCGCAAGGACCACGGTGATGTATCCAACCAGCTGTACGCCAAGTATGCCATCGGTCGTGACGCGGCCGCCATGAAGGCAgtcgttggtgaggaggcctTGTCTCccgaggacaagaagtcTCTGGAATTCCTCGACAAGTTCGAGCGGACCTTTATCAACCAGGGCCCATACGAGGGACGCACCATTTTCGAATCTCTTGACCTCGCGTGGAGCTTGCTTCGCATCTACCGCAAGGACATGCTCAACCGTATTCCTGCCGACATTATTGACGAGTTTTACTCCAGAACCCCATCAGACCGCAAGGGCAAGGATAAGGCCCCTACCAAAGACACCAGGGATACCGAGGCGCCCCAGGAGGAGAACCTTATCGATGCTTAA
- the CWC27 gene encoding Peptidyl-prolyl isomerase cwc27 (EggNog:ENOG503NYKX; COG:O), with translation MSAIYNLEPQPTASAIIHTTLGEISIELFAKQTPLTCRNFLQLALDGYYDNTIFHRLIPGFILQGGDPTGTGHGGESIYDGGAYSGDLDPWPMDQRRGQNAGPDGINFKDEFHSRLKFNRRGLLGMANEGKPDTNGSQFFFTLGKAEELNGKNTVFGRVAGDTIYNLAKIGESEVNDERPLYPIKITHIEILINPFDDMKKREKKLRQQVAKPAPVEKKQKKRKQAKQLLSFGDEEGEGDDLPVLKKPKFDTRIVMDVDEEPAPKTMPVRSSKKDSKPTHKDDVKVRVTEEPPKNRARSPDRPEPVPSKKQRPKVEESDRSSPEPEDGKKKTLLERTNEEIAAVKASMKRTIYTEPVQEKKKSALEEMIPETAVRGRKRRPGTQSAKEEEEALALLRSFKSKLEQAPNEKSTAQPAINYDGDDEEGEGEVCDLHFIAHCQSCKAWDNEEKEESDDEGWMSHQLSFTADKLGKDLSYRKKAEEELVVIDPLAKAQALKEGKKSSRDSRSGGSSSRAWNRDRERDRARR, from the coding sequence ATGTCGGCCATCTACAATCTCGAGCCACAACCGACGGCGTCGGCCATCATCCACACGACTCTCGGCGAAATCTCAATCGAACTGTTTGCGAAACAAACGCCATTAACATGCCGAAACTTCCTTCAGCTAGCACTCGACGGCTACTACGATAACACCATATTCCATCGTCTCATTCCCGGCTTCATTCTCCAAGGTGGTGATCCCACTGGGACAGGACATGGAGGAGAATCCATCTACGATGGCGGCGCATACAGCGGTGATCTGGATCCATGGCCAATGGACCAGCGAAGAGGACAGAACGCCGGCCCCGACGGCATCAACTTCAAGGATGAGTTCCATTCGCGTCTCAAGTTCAACAGGCGAGGATTGTTAGGCATGGCGAACGAAGGAAAACCGGACACCAATGGCAGCCAGTTCTTTTTCACTCTCGGCAAGGCTGAAGAGTTGAATGGGAAGAATACCGTGTTTGGGCGCGTGGCGGGCGATACCATCTACAATTTGGCCAAGATTGGCGAGTCGGAAGTCAATGACGAGCGGCCACTATATCCGATCAAAATCACCCATATCGAGATTCTCATCAACCCTTTCGATGatatgaagaagagggagaagaagctaCGCCAGCAAGTAGCAAAACCAGCTCccgtggagaagaagcagaaaaagagaaaacaagCCAAGCAGTTGTTGAGCTTTGGAGacgaagagggtgagggcgatgACCTGCCAGTTCTCAAGAAGCCAAAGTTCGACACAAGAATTGTCATGGATGTAGACGAGGAACCGGCGCCAAAGACGATGCCAGTCAGATCTTCAAAGAAGGACTCAAAGCCGACGCACAAGGATGATGTGAAAGTTCGTGTGACAGAAGAGCCACCAAAGAACCGAGCGAGGAGTCCAGATCGTCCGGAGCCTGTTCCGTCAAAGAAACAACGGCCAAAGGTTGAGGAAAGTGACAGGTCAAGTCCCGAACCGGAAGatggcaaaaagaaaaccttGTTGGAAAGGACTAACGAGGAGATTGCTGCCGTCAAGGCTTCGATGAAACGAACAATTTACACCGAACCGgtgcaggagaagaagaagtcggcCTTGGAGGAAATGATACCGGAGACTGCAGTGCGTGGGAGGAAACGGAGACCGGGCACGCAGTCTGcaaaggaggaagaggaggctttGGCGCTTTTGCGGTCGTTCAAGTCAAAGCTGGAGCAAGCACCAAATGAGAAGTCGACAGCCCAGCCAGCTATCAATtatgatggtgatgatgaggagggcgaagGAGAGGTTTGTGATCTTCACTTCATTGCCCATTGCCAGAGCTGCAAAGCCTGGGATaatgaagaaaaggaagagagcGATGACGAAGGGTGGATGTCTCATCAGCTCAGCTTTACTGCAGATAAGCTTGGAAAGGATCTGAGCTATCGCAAAaaggcggaagaggagctgGTTGTTATTGACCCCCTGGCAAAGGCGCAGGCTCTTAAAGAGGGCAAGAAGTCTTCTCGGGATTCGCGGTCTGGGGGCTCATCTTCAAGGGCCTGGAACCGGGACCGGGAGCGTGACCGGGCAAGAAGATAG
- the CTA8 gene encoding Heat shock transcription factor (COG:K; EggNog:ENOG503NYVV), with protein sequence MSSPNNPRKRPAPGASSMIPIPPVQQTFSPVQTDRLFGWNGTMDGNGFVDSPTTNVNQFMMPTSGAFAQPIVAPSNALTRRGNSRALVHSGNRGHFDQVGEPWANGFAEDARYLQTNSSVDEHDNIELLEEKAAQAKREAQAKRKQIPPFVQKLSSFLDESRNTDLIRWSDKGDSFIVLDEDEFAKTLIPELFKHNNYASFVRQLNMYGFHKRVGLSDNSMKASERKNKSPSEYSNPYFRRGHPNLLWLINKPKGGSSKKKIKKEDGEAESEEDNNTEEAYGVPNHGASQGGRASVSHEVGPLQKKDLIQVKNQIDRIQQQQLAISGMLNKIRQDHNSLYQQAVMFQTMHERHENSINAILNFLANVFRKSLEEQGGVQSVQDLLASIIPNAQGHGSTNMATGGVVDLGGFVNQRAPNVAGSATPKRAQRLLPPVPHHQANKTVVTSLSPSPTPSPAPQTSYNTRMSGTVTEVFDTSPADTTSTSAYMQKELQNNPHEGMMKIIQDTNAVNVNSTGIDLPNVAATTPVTGMSNENRNKMLSIMNNGSAATTPAASMNGGGIPSVSSPGGVSLPAASPQTTAGLSLSPILASMPMPPPLQPLQATQQEIDALQRLQAQQASQLENLTQFLGPLSPSGRIPGMDENGNVNTSYFDSVDFDQFVDNNAFANQTGFGDNEFNGFNTGGHPDEFNFSLDAPGSGAEFGGGGVAGADNGMLGGGGGAGLGINGQDGLFDTGRVFETTSATNSPSPAGTEEITRSEIGGVGNGVVTDSPERDPKRRRRG encoded by the exons ATGTCTTCGCCGAACAATCCGAGAAAACGACCGGCCCCTGGCGCCTCTTCGATGATCCCGATCCCCCCAGTACAGCAGACATTTTCGCCTGTCCAGACGGATCGGTTGTTTGGGTGGAACGGAACAATGGATGGAAACGGCTTCGTCGACTCGCCAACGACAAACGTCAATCAGTTCATGATGCCGACGTCAGGCGCCTTTGCGCAGCCAATTGTGGCGCCTTCAAACGCTCTGACCCGCCGAGGAAACAGTCGCGCTCTTGTCCATTCGGGCAACAGAGGCCACTTTGATCAGGTGGGGGAGCCGTGGGCGAACGGGTTTGCCGAGGATGCTCGGTATCTTCAGACGAATTCGTCTGTAGACGAGCATGATAACATCGAGCTGCtagaggagaaggctgctcAGGCGAAGAGGGAAGCGCAAGCCAAAAGGAAACAGATCCCCCCGTTTGTTCAGAAGCTGAGCAG CTTTCTCGATGAGTCTAGGAACACCGACCTGATCCGCTGGTCTGACAAGGGCGATTCATTTATCGTCTTGGACGAAGATGAGTTTGCCAAAACGCTCATCCCCGAACTCTTCAAGCATAACAATTATGCTTCGTTTGTGCGACAGCTCAACATGTATGGGTTCCATAAGCGGGTCGGGCTGTCCGACAACTCGATGAAAGCGAGCGAGCGGAAAAACAAGAGTCCCAGCGAGTACTCAAACCCGTATTTCCGACGCGGGCATCCGAACCTGCTTTGGCTGATCAACAAGCCAAAGGGTGGCAGCAGTAAaaagaagatcaagaaggaagaCGGAGAGGcggagagcgaggaggacaACAATACCGAAGAAGCCTACGGTGTTCCAAACCATGGAGCGTCACAGGGCGGCAGGGCCTCCGTTTCTCACGAAGTCGGTCCGCTCCAGAAAAAGGATCTGATACAAGTAAAGAATCAGATAGACAGgatccagcagcagcaactcgCGATTTCGGGCATGCTCAACAAGATACGGCAAGATCATAATTCGCTCTATCAGCAGGCGGTCATGTTTCAAACCATGCACGAGCGGCACGAGAACTCCATCAATGCCATTCTCAACTTCTTGGCCAATGTCTTTCGAAAGTcgttggaggagcagggtgGGGTTCAGAGCGTCCAAGATCTTTTGGCCAGCATCATTCCCAATGCTCAAGGTCACGGCTCCACAAACATGGCCACCGGAGGTGTGGTGGACTTGGGCGGCTTCGTCAACCAACGGGCTCCCAACGTTGCTGGGTCGGCGACGCCAAAACGTGCGCAGCGTCTCTTGCCTCCTGTcccacatcaccaagcaAACAAGACCGTGGTGACATCCCTGTCTCcgtccccaacaccctcgccggcgCCCCAGACTTCGTACAACACTCGCATGTCTGGGACTGTCACCGAGGTGTTTGATACCTCGCCGGCTGacaccacctcgacctctGCCTATATGCAGAAGGAGCTCCAGAACAACCCACATGAGGGCATGATGAAGATCATCCAGGACACCAACGCCGTCAACGTCAACAGCACTGGCATCGACCTCCCCAAcgtcgccgccaccaccccggtCACAGGCATGAGCAACGAGAACCGCAACAAGATGCTGAGCATCATGAACAATGGCTCTGCTGCGACAACCCCGGCCGCGTCCATGAACGGCGGCGGTATCCCATCTGTCTCTAGTCCCGGCGGTGTTTCCTTGCCCGCTGCCAGCCCACAGACCACAGCCGGTTTATCGCTTTCTCCCATCCTCGCGTCGATGCCTATGCCCCCGCCGCTGCAACCACTCCAGGCGACGCAGCAAGAAATTGACGCGCTTCAACGCCTTCAAGCTCAGCAGGCTTCTCAACTTGAGAACCTGACCCAGTTCCTCGGTCCGCTCAGCCCCTCTGGCCGGATTCCCGGTATGGACGAGAACGGCAACGTCAATACTAGTTATTTCGACTCTGTCGATTTTGACCAGTTTGTTGATAACAATGCCTTTGCTAACCAGACCGGCTTTGGGGACAATGAGTTCAATGGGTTCAACACGGGTGGTCATCCGGATGAGTTTAACTTTTCGCTGGATGCTCCTGGTAGTGGGGCagagtttgggggtggtggtgttgcgggTGCGGATAATGGgatgttgggtggtggtgggggtgctgggttggggatCAATGGGCAGGATGGCTTGTTTGATACGGGAAGGGTGTTTGAGACTACTTCGGCTACTAATAGCCCTAGTCCAGCCGGGACGGAGGAGATTACGAGGAGTGAgattgggggggttgggaacGGGGTGGTGACGGATAGTCCGGAGAGGgatccgaagaggaggaggagggggtag
- a CDS encoding hypothetical protein (EggNog:ENOG503NZ3F; COG:S) codes for MNNTAATVRISGPPNSSFLVGYPGISATLPRIVGKVEIRPGAGYTAPVQISMVRICLQRRETIHPAAENMARRHLGTPRRETVDLVGKEVLLFRCVSGKEAESVIAMDLPFQIFIPFGRGGEEVNRRIPPASIQLASRIAETYYELVVTVQQGSSMQNRYAFPIPLQRYDTLSTFGMYNRPESKVVTADNIVTLGISLPKWSYGPLDPITVYIKLAPNPDWLNKARKVTIQKITLAIEEEITFNPEGDEPTKKVSKIAKHTQQVGTKIPETGYVTNLGLVFPARDLRDSEGIVKRGKPGFPLYEVTSFTTTSILYKIEFFLTIKAHLTSARDITLRQPIVICPMDQQACKEEMDAIEQAAKDASHVDPNNPKLPDRTIILAHDREAIRYLGLCEVGGMKKMLIE; via the exons ATGAATAATACAGCTGCGACGGTGAGGATATCCGGGCCTCCAAACAGTAGTTTTCTGGTCGGCTACCCGGGCATTTCGGCGACACTG CCCAGGATAGTAGGCAAAGTCGAAATTCGGCCGGGTGCAGGCTATACAGCGCCAGTGCAAATATCCATGGTTCGCATATGCTTACAGCGACGAGAAACGATACATCCAGCGGCGGAAAACATGGCGCGGAGGCATTTGGGCACCCCGAGACGAGAGACGGTCGATTTAGTAGGGAAGGAAGTGCTGCTGTTCCGGTGCGTGTCGGGAAAAGAGGCCGAGAGCGTGATTGCGATGGATCTGCCGTTCCAAATATTCATCCCTTTCGGACGGGGCGGCGAAGAAGTAAACCGCCGCATTCCTCCAGCAAGCATCCAACTAGCCAGCCGAATCGCCGAAACCTACTATGAGCTGGTGGTCACAGTCCAACAAGGCTCGAGCATGCAAAACCGATACGCGTTCCCAATACCTCTTCAACGATACGACACCCTCTCCACATTCGGCATGTACAACCGCCCAGAAAGCAAGGTGGTGACGGCGGACAACATTGTGACGTTGGGGATTTCGCTGCCAAAGTGGAGTTATGGGCCATTAGATCCCATAACGGTGTACATTAAGCTTGCGCCAAATCCGGACTGGCTGAACAAGGCGCGGAAGGTGACGATACAAAAGATTACGCTGGCcatcgaggaggagatcacgTTCAACCCGGAAGGAGACGAGCCAACGAAGAAGGTCAGCAAAATCGCCAAACACACGCAGCAGGTAGGGACCAAGATCCCGGAAACTGGATATGTTACCAACTTGGGGCTCGTGTTTCCTGCGCGAGACCTTAGGGATTCGGAGGGTATTGTGAAAAGGGGCAAGCCGGGATTTCCGCTATATGAGGTCACCAGCTTTACGACGACGTCGATACTGTACAAAATTGAATTCTTTTTGACGATCAAG GCACATCTAACATCTGCCCGCGATATCACATTACGGCAACCAATTGTGATTTGTCCAATGGACCAACAGGCTTGCAAGGAGGAAATGGATGCTATTGAGCAAGCAGCGAAAGATGCCTCACATGTTGACCCAAATAACCCAAAGCTGCCGGATCGAACGATCATCTTGGCACACGATAGGGAGGCCATTCGGTACCTGGGGCTGTGCGAAGTTGgagggatgaagaagatgctgATCGAATAA
- the CYP10 gene encoding Peptidyl-prolyl cis-trans isomerase cyp10 (COG:O; EggNog:ENOG503P1VH): MSVTLHTTLGDLKIEVFCEAVPKTAENFLALCASNYYINSPLHRIIPSFMFQTGAPAVPSPPDNPKGGRSIYGITFEDEIRPTLKHHERGVVSMANKGPNTNGSQFFICFAPAPHLDGLNTVFGKLIGDVSLATLAKIEQLEVDKKGRPVKKDGEETPRIERVTLHANPLAK; the protein is encoded by the exons ATGTCAGTAACGCTCCACACGACTCTTGGGGACCTCAAAATTGAGGTGTTTTGCGAGGCCGTCCCCAAGACTGCAGAG aacttcctcgccctctgcGCCTCTAACTATTACATCAACTCTCCCCTCCACCGAATAATTCCGTCCTTCATGTTCCAGACCGGCGCGCCCGCTGTTCCATCACCTCCAGATAACCCGAAGGGCGGCCGATCGATATACGGGATAACCTTCGAAGACGAGATCCGACCAACACTTAAACACCACGAAAGAGGAGTCGTGAGTATGGCGAATAAAGGGCCTAACACCAACGGCAGTCAGTTCTTCATATGTTTCGCCCCCGCGCCACATTTGGACGGGTTGAACACGGTGTTTGGGAAGCTGATTGGAGACGTGAGTCTGGCTACCTTGGCCAAGATTGAACAGCTGGAGGTGGACAAGAAGGGCAGACCGGTCAAGAAGGACGGAGAAGAGACACCGAGGATTGAGAGAGTAACGTTACATGCGAACCCACTGGCCAAGTGA
- the SEN54 gene encoding tRNA-splicing endonuclease subunit sen54 (BUSCO:EOG09263AZP; EggNog:ENOG503NYW2; COG:J): MALDDDDNPALAAPPPTANTTTATPDAPAEETAEDLLEDEGAAAQDFRVFASLFKKNTHISAQTIRKGEKDFESHGTQLQADTLEQSRAAMQEVLSYTRIHSGANLVRGWYFPGWWADYEEGEEWQDSKAEDGKKERKPFGHIRDRVVILEGSSTSTQNLGRAVTGQAKDRPGRGKDWLLPEEALYLVERGSLDLWWPTKEFGEIFPTPPAAPVEGEAPQPENTDVDPSTQPTGASEDEEDEYADGFPLSLQAAYALLIGLDGTRGKISLQKFQVYSNLKRCGYNVLRAPPNPSNPNQSSYRLNITIKNFFSSLLPSFTPSPPKSGPLLKPGLYRSYNQIFSQLSLIERHIPSPVLPFPLPSIAPYEIHFLVWKSSQKWTKLRHPSPDFYLSVVDAQESEVPQMEEILGLLEQTPWAPPKREWEGNHGRLYARLKNGWRNVLMAVVDHGVINYMRWGEGGFGQERIYERFDGRNGSYRGGKRGGRNQGRGGRGGRGGGRGRGRGRGG, translated from the coding sequence ATGgccctcgacgacgacgataaCCCCGCCCTTgcggcccctcctcccacagcaAACACAACCACCGCGACCCCAGACGCCCCAGCTGAAGAAACCGCCGAAGACCTCCTCGAAGACGAAGGCGCCGCAGCACAAGACTTCCGTGTCTTTGCCAGTTTATTCAAAAAGAACACACATATTTCCGCGCAGACAATTCGCAAAGGCGAGAAAGACTTCGAGTCCCATGGCACACAACTCCAGGCCGACACCCTCGAGCAGAGTAGAGCTGCTATGCAGGAGGTTCTAAGTTATACTCGCATTCACAGTGGCGCCAATCTTGTACGTGGTTGGTATTTCCCAGGTTGGTGGGCGGACtatgaggagggtgaggaatGGCAGGATTCAAAAGCGGaagatgggaagaaggaaaggaagCCTTTTGGGCACATCAGGGACAGAGTTGTGATTTTGGAGGGGTCCAGCACGTCTACGCAGAACCTGGGGAGGGCAGTGACGGGACAGGCGAAGGATAGGccagggagggggaaggattGGTTGCTTCCCGAGGAAGCGCTCTATCTGGTAGAGAGAGGGTCCTTGGATCTGTGGTGGCCCACAAAAGAGTTTGGTGAGATTTTCCCTACACCTCCTGCCGCCCCTGTCGAAGGGGAAGCTCCCCAACCCGAGAACACCGATGTCGACCCATCAACCCAACCGACGGGCGCcagcgaagacgaagaagacgaatACGCCGACGgcttccccctctccctccaagcAGCCTacgccctcctcatcggccTGGACGGCACCCGCGGGAAGATCTCGCTCCAAAAATTTCAGGTCTACTCCAATCTCAAACGCTGCGGCTACAACGTCCTCCGCGCTCCTCCTAACCCTTCTAACCCGAATCAGTCCTCCTACCGTCTCAACATCACAATCAAAaacttcttttcctccctcctcccctctttcaccccatcaccgcccaaaTCCGGTCCCTTGCTCAAACCAGGCCTCTACCGCTCCTACAACCAAATCTTTTCTCAGCTCTCCCTCATCGAAAGGcacatcccctcccccgtcctcccTTTTCCTCTCCCATCGATAGCACCATATGAGATTCACTTTCTGGTGTGGAAGTCCTCCCAAAAATGGACAAAACTGAGGCATCCAAGCCCGGACTTTTATCTGAGTGTGGTGGATGCTCAGGAGAGCGAGGTGCcgcagatggaggagatACTTGGGCTGTTGGAGCAGACGCCTTGGGCGCCGCCGaagagggagtgggaggggaatCATGGGAGGTTGTATGCCAGGTTGAAGAATGGGTGGAGGAATGttttgatggcggtggtggatcATGGGGTTATTAATTATATGaggtggggagaaggggggtttgggcAGGAGAGGATTTATGAGAGGTTTGATGGGAGGAATGGGAGTTATAGGGgtgggaagagaggggggaggaatcAAGGacggggtggaaggggtgggagaggtggtgggagaggaagggggagggggagggggggatag